A portion of the Candidatus Pristimantibacillus lignocellulolyticus genome contains these proteins:
- a CDS encoding Gfo/Idh/MocA family oxidoreductase: MSKVRVGIIGLGNMGKGHISYIHNGVITGVEITAVADVDENSRIWARETLGEAVHVFSDPYELIASDVVDGVIICTPHFSHPELAIASFKHNKHVILEKPAGVYTKQVRLMNEAAEQSDVVFSMMYNQRTNPIYQKLKELVDSGELGEVRRTNWIITDWYRSQSYYDSGTWRATWGGEGGGVLLNQDPHQLDLWQWTISMMPQRLRAFCYFGKNRNIEVENDVTAFVEYENGATGVFVTTTGETPGTNRFEVVGDRGKVVIENSKLTFYRLRESETEFNARSEEPFSQPECWQIDIPIEGSNPGHAGITQNWANAILHNEPLIAPGVEGIKGLMLANAMLLSTWEDDWVQFPIDEDKYYAHLKNKIATSRFQG, from the coding sequence ATGTTGATGAGAATAGTCGAATATGGGCAAGAGAGACATTAGGTGAAGCAGTTCATGTTTTTAGTGATCCATATGAATTAATTGCCTCTGATGTTGTAGATGGTGTAATTATTTGTACGCCTCACTTCTCACATCCAGAACTAGCAATTGCAAGCTTTAAACATAATAAGCATGTGATATTAGAAAAGCCTGCTGGCGTATATACGAAACAAGTCCGTCTAATGAACGAAGCTGCAGAGCAAAGTGATGTTGTGTTCAGTATGATGTACAATCAACGAACGAATCCTATTTATCAAAAGTTAAAGGAATTAGTTGATAGTGGTGAACTAGGCGAAGTAAGACGTACGAATTGGATAATTACGGATTGGTATAGATCACAAAGCTATTATGATTCAGGTACATGGCGTGCTACATGGGGTGGTGAAGGCGGGGGTGTATTGCTGAACCAAGATCCGCATCAGCTTGATCTTTGGCAATGGACGATAAGTATGATGCCGCAGCGTCTACGTGCATTTTGTTATTTTGGGAAAAATCGTAATATTGAAGTTGAAAATGATGTAACTGCTTTCGTGGAATATGAGAATGGCGCTACGGGTGTCTTCGTAACGACAACAGGAGAGACACCTGGAACGAATCGCTTTGAGGTTGTAGGTGATCGTGGTAAGGTTGTAATCGAAAATAGTAAGTTAACGTTCTACCGTTTGCGAGAGTCAGAGACTGAATTCAACGCTCGTTCGGAGGAGCCGTTTAGTCAGCCTGAATGTTGGCAAATCGATATACCGATTGAAGGCAGCAATCCGGGTCATGCTGGAATTACACAAAATTGGGCAAATGCGATTTTACATAATGAGCCACTTATTGCACCTGGAGTGGAAGGAATTAAAGGTCTCATGCTTGCTAATGCGATGTTATTGTCTACCTGGGAAGACGACTGGGTACAATTCCCGATTGATGAGGATAAATACTATGCTCATTTAAAAAATAAAATTGCTACATCACGATTCCAAGGGTGA
- a CDS encoding Gfo/Idh/MocA family oxidoreductase, with product MNNSDGMNYAPIGKQVNVVEQGEFQFAAIALEHGHIYGMCNGLREAGATLKWVYDEDQEKVAQFVATYPGVQIAESLAEILHDSTIQLVAAAAIPNERAELGIRVMEAGKHYFTDKAPFTTFEQLEQVKEVVARTNCKYAVYYSERIHVESAVYAEQLIGQGAIGRVIQMIGLGPHRLNESSRPSWFFNKEQYGGILCDIASHQIEQFLYFSGNNDARITSSQVANYNNKHRAELEDFGDIHLVGENGATAYIRVDWLTPEGLSSWGDGRTIILGTDGYIELRKYVDITKSASGDHLFLVNKQGEQYWNTQGKVGFPFFSQFILDCMYNTENAMTQNHIFRVAELTLLAQQQAIVVE from the coding sequence ATGAATAATAGTGATGGAATGAACTATGCCCCGATTGGTAAACAAGTAAATGTCGTGGAACAAGGTGAATTTCAATTTGCAGCTATTGCATTAGAGCATGGACACATATACGGGATGTGTAATGGTTTACGCGAAGCGGGCGCTACATTGAAATGGGTATACGACGAGGATCAAGAAAAAGTAGCACAATTTGTTGCTACTTACCCCGGTGTTCAAATAGCTGAATCGTTAGCAGAAATATTACATGACTCTACGATCCAGCTAGTGGCGGCAGCTGCTATTCCTAATGAGCGGGCAGAATTAGGAATTCGAGTGATGGAAGCCGGTAAACATTACTTTACTGATAAGGCTCCATTTACTACGTTTGAACAATTGGAGCAAGTTAAAGAAGTTGTAGCACGAACAAATTGTAAATATGCAGTATACTATAGTGAGCGAATTCATGTAGAAAGTGCTGTTTATGCAGAACAACTCATCGGGCAAGGAGCAATAGGTAGAGTTATTCAGATGATTGGTTTAGGTCCACATCGTCTTAATGAATCTAGTAGACCGAGTTGGTTTTTCAATAAAGAGCAGTACGGAGGTATATTATGCGACATTGCTTCGCATCAAATCGAGCAATTTCTTTATTTCTCGGGAAATAATGACGCTCGCATAACATCTAGTCAAGTTGCTAATTACAATAATAAGCATCGAGCTGAACTAGAGGATTTTGGAGATATACATTTAGTAGGGGAAAACGGAGCTACCGCGTATATTCGAGTCGATTGGTTAACCCCAGAGGGATTAAGTAGTTGGGGAGACGGACGGACGATTATTCTAGGAACTGATGGCTACATTGAACTGAGAAAGTATGTCGATATAACGAAGTCTGCTAGTGGCGATCATCTGTTTCTAGTGAATAAACAAGGGGAGCAATATTGGAACACACAAGGTAAAGTTGGTTTTCCTTTCTTCAGTCAGTTCATACTTGATTGTATGTATAATACTGAGAATGCTATGACCCAGAATCATATTTTCCGAGTTGCAGAACTGACGTTGTTAGCTCAACAACAGGCGATTGTTGTGGAATAG
- a CDS encoding ATP-binding cassette domain-containing protein produces MDNPIISLQGISKSYQVAERKGGLKEAFKALIKRDYKVIEALKDISFQVQQGEIVGYIGPNGAGKSTTIKIMSGVLLPDSGNCSVMNMTPWLDRQKYVSNIGVVFGQRSQLWWDVPVIDSFQLLRDIYRIPQQQYVETLEELTKLLKLADIINTPVRQLSLGQRMRCELAASLLHKPSILFLDEPTIGLDADSKIAVRSIVKEINERYGVTVILTTHDMNDIEALAHRIMMIGKGTLLFDGTLPQLQQRYGTGKIVQVSYSGKLVDELLPGITMIEQSEEKLSLAVNTEKCTVPQCIQWLTSRIEMTDFTVQAIPIEDLILSLYKEHAV; encoded by the coding sequence ATGGACAATCCTATCATTTCACTACAAGGGATTAGCAAATCCTATCAAGTTGCAGAGCGTAAAGGCGGGTTGAAAGAGGCGTTCAAAGCGTTGATTAAGAGGGACTATAAAGTAATTGAAGCGTTAAAGGATATTAGTTTTCAAGTGCAGCAAGGTGAGATTGTTGGTTATATCGGTCCTAATGGAGCGGGAAAATCTACGACGATCAAAATTATGAGTGGAGTATTGCTTCCGGATAGCGGCAACTGCTCTGTAATGAACATGACACCTTGGTTAGATCGACAAAAATATGTCTCAAACATAGGTGTAGTATTCGGTCAGCGTTCTCAGTTGTGGTGGGATGTGCCGGTTATAGATTCCTTCCAGCTCCTAAGAGATATATATCGAATACCTCAGCAACAATATGTGGAGACGTTAGAAGAATTAACTAAATTATTGAAACTTGCTGATATAATAAATACCCCTGTTAGACAGCTTAGCCTTGGTCAACGAATGCGCTGTGAGCTTGCGGCATCACTACTACATAAACCTTCCATATTATTTCTAGATGAACCTACAATCGGCCTAGATGCTGATAGTAAGATTGCAGTTAGATCCATTGTGAAAGAAATCAATGAGCGCTATGGTGTTACAGTAATTTTAACGACACATGATATGAACGATATCGAGGCGTTAGCACATCGGATAATGATGATCGGCAAAGGAACTCTTCTGTTCGATGGCACTTTACCACAATTGCAACAACGTTATGGTACGGGGAAAATTGTACAAGTGAGTTATAGTGGGAAGTTAGTAGACGAACTATTACCTGGTATTACTATGATCGAACAAAGTGAAGAAAAATTATCACTTGCTGTAAATACGGAAAAGTGTACTGTACCACAATGTATTCAATGGTTAACTTCCCGGATTGAGATGACAGACTTTACAGTCCAAGCTATACCAATTGAAGATCTAATTCTGTCACTTTATAAGGAGCATGCCGTATGA
- a CDS encoding ABC transporter permease — MRTYTSVWRIRFLNGLQYRTAAYAGIATQLFFGFIFIMIYVAFYNQAPEQPDLSLQQVVSYIWLQQICLSLVMLWIRDPEIFELITSGNIAYELCRPSSIYPFWYSKLLAQRVANMTLRCAPVTIIVLFLPEPYRLTIPTSLITFLAFLITLLLALLLVVAISMLIYISVFWTMSPTGSILLIAVLGEFLAGLVIPIPLMPKWMQLITYAFPFRWTVDFPFRVFNEHVQGTELIVGICNQVGWLVVMLGAGYWLMKKALRAVVIQGG; from the coding sequence ATGAGAACGTACACTTCAGTATGGCGAATTCGCTTTTTGAACGGTTTGCAGTATCGTACTGCGGCTTATGCTGGAATAGCGACGCAATTATTTTTTGGATTCATATTTATTATGATTTACGTGGCCTTCTATAATCAAGCACCAGAACAACCTGATCTCTCGTTACAACAAGTTGTATCATATATATGGTTGCAGCAAATATGTCTATCCCTTGTGATGCTTTGGATACGTGATCCTGAAATCTTTGAATTAATAACAAGTGGTAATATTGCCTATGAATTATGTCGACCAAGTTCTATCTATCCTTTCTGGTATAGTAAGCTACTAGCCCAACGAGTAGCCAATATGACGTTGCGTTGTGCGCCTGTAACGATAATTGTATTATTTCTACCAGAGCCATATCGATTAACCATTCCAACTAGCTTGATTACCTTCCTAGCTTTTCTAATTACCTTATTACTTGCATTGCTATTAGTTGTAGCGATTTCGATGTTAATCTACATATCTGTCTTTTGGACAATGTCACCGACAGGTTCTATATTACTTATTGCAGTATTAGGTGAATTTTTAGCTGGCCTTGTTATTCCTATACCGCTTATGCCAAAGTGGATGCAACTCATTACATATGCATTTCCATTCCGTTGGACGGTTGATTTCCCATTCCGTGTTTTCAATGAACATGTGCAAGGAACTGAACTTATTGTTGGGATTTGCAATCAAGTAGGTTGGTTAGTCGTTATGTTAGGGGCAGGGTATTGGTTAATGAAAAAAGCTTTACGAGCAGTTGTTATTCAAGGAGGCTAG
- a CDS encoding ABC-2 family transporter protein, producing MTLYYKYLLMHLRSQLQYKGSFLMLTFGQFFIPFTMFAGLYFMFEKFGKLQEWSFVEVALCFAIIHQSFSLSECFARGFDSFSSLIIRGDFDRLLLRPRHTVLQVLGSAFEFTKMGRLLQSLIVLIFAISQLPQLWHWQHILIILFMIANGVFIFVGIFMLAATLCFWTVQGLEVANVFTDGGREMAQYPLNIYEKWVMKLFTFIIPFGLVSYIPLRIILDKVEAPLWQAMIIPFGGSLFLIPCYLAWQFGVKHYRSTGS from the coding sequence ATGACATTATATTATAAATATTTATTGATGCATTTGCGTTCGCAACTTCAATACAAAGGCTCATTTCTGATGCTCACTTTCGGTCAATTTTTCATACCGTTTACCATGTTCGCAGGGTTATATTTTATGTTTGAGAAGTTCGGAAAACTGCAAGAATGGAGTTTTGTTGAGGTTGCCTTATGTTTTGCGATCATTCATCAATCATTTTCATTAAGTGAATGTTTTGCTAGAGGATTTGATAGTTTTTCTTCCCTCATTATTCGCGGAGATTTCGATCGACTATTGTTGCGCCCACGACATACAGTACTTCAAGTTCTCGGCTCAGCATTCGAATTTACGAAAATGGGGCGATTGTTACAAAGTTTGATCGTACTAATTTTTGCAATTAGCCAACTCCCACAACTATGGCATTGGCAGCATATCTTAATTATTTTATTTATGATTGCGAATGGCGTATTTATATTTGTAGGGATATTTATGTTGGCAGCAACACTATGCTTTTGGACGGTACAAGGACTAGAGGTTGCTAATGTATTTACTGATGGTGGACGAGAGATGGCTCAGTATCCACTTAATATTTATGAAAAGTGGGTCATGAAGTTATTTACTTTCATCATTCCTTTCGGACTGGTGAGTTATATTCCATTACGCATCATACTTGATAAAGTGGAAGCTCCATTATGGCAAGCGATGATCATCCCTTTCGGAGGATCACTATTTTTAATTCCATGTTATCTAGCGTGGCAATTTGGTGTAAAGCACTATCGTTCAACTGGTTCGTAG
- a CDS encoding LysR family transcriptional regulator, producing the protein MDMRQLKYFLTIAREGQVTRAAKILNMEQPPLSRQLKQMEDELGVRLFDRHGKGLQLTDAGTLLKQKAETLISQFNETIEEMKELEEGVRGVLSIGAVFSCISLLPQPIERFRRLYPHVNFKILEGDHYYLGEQLEKRAIDIVFARLPFEALTDPKQLAVMPLPSDPFVVVIPSKWEQYHDTELFCIEELAGLPLLTLKTDQTTHMHEQVITACRKYNFEPNIICECSSVAITIALIAEGIGISLLPRSVMNSFMDPRVKMIPLSNEELQSDNGIIWHRDHYLPKSARFFIESIQADHHSVDIE; encoded by the coding sequence ATGGATATGCGTCAATTAAAATACTTTTTGACTATAGCCCGTGAGGGACAAGTTACACGTGCTGCAAAAATTCTAAACATGGAACAACCACCTTTAAGTCGTCAATTAAAACAAATGGAAGATGAGCTAGGTGTCAGGTTGTTTGATCGTCATGGCAAAGGTTTGCAATTAACAGATGCAGGCACACTACTTAAACAAAAAGCTGAAACACTTATCTCTCAATTTAATGAGACCATAGAAGAGATGAAAGAGCTTGAAGAAGGTGTTCGTGGTGTATTGTCCATTGGTGCAGTATTTTCATGCATCTCACTACTCCCCCAACCTATTGAACGATTTCGTAGACTCTATCCACATGTTAATTTCAAAATATTAGAAGGCGATCATTACTACTTAGGCGAACAGTTGGAAAAACGTGCAATTGATATTGTGTTTGCCCGTCTGCCTTTCGAAGCACTTACTGATCCCAAACAACTCGCTGTTATGCCGTTACCTTCTGACCCTTTCGTCGTTGTTATACCTAGTAAATGGGAGCAGTATCACGATACGGAACTCTTTTGCATCGAGGAACTTGCTGGTCTACCATTATTAACACTGAAAACAGATCAAACGACACATATGCATGAACAGGTTATTACCGCTTGTCGCAAGTATAATTTTGAACCAAATATTATATGCGAATGTTCATCCGTTGCGATTACAATTGCCCTAATTGCAGAAGGTATTGGCATTTCACTTTTGCCACGCTCGGTTATGAATTCATTTATGGACCCACGAGTTAAAATGATCCCATTATCGAACGAAGAACTCCAATCAGATAACGGAATCATCTGGCATAGGGATCATTACTTGCCGAAAAGTGCTCGCTTCTTCATTGAATCGATTCAAGCTGATCATCATTCAGTAGACATCGAATAG
- a CDS encoding branched-chain amino acid aminotransferase: protein MDHTIHIERSTNLKSRPDENKLGFGQYYTDHMFILEYTEGQGWHSGRVVPYQNISMDPAAKVFHYGQTVFEGMKAYRTEQGIKLFRPKKNFERLNRSNARLSIPHIDEDIAYKGLIELLNVDRDWVPSVEGTSLYIRPFIIATEAALGVNPSQNYLFMIIMSPVGAYYAEGVNPVKIHVESEFVRAVAGGVGEAKTAGNYAAGLNAQEQAKEQGYSQVLWLDGVHRRYIEEVGSMNVFFKINGVVHTPMLNGSILDGITRNSVITLLKYWGVPVEERRISIEELVEAHQKGQLEEAFGTGTAAVISPVGELSYHGEKFVINNGEIGEISGKVYDTITGIQTGKVEDPFGWVVGLDSN, encoded by the coding sequence ATGGATCACACTATTCACATTGAACGTTCTACAAATCTTAAATCCAGACCGGACGAAAATAAACTTGGTTTTGGTCAATACTACACTGATCACATGTTTATACTAGAATATACAGAAGGTCAAGGCTGGCACTCAGGCCGAGTTGTACCTTATCAAAATATTTCAATGGATCCTGCGGCAAAAGTATTCCACTATGGTCAAACCGTATTTGAAGGTATGAAAGCATATCGTACAGAGCAGGGAATTAAGCTGTTCCGTCCTAAGAAAAACTTTGAGCGTCTTAATCGTTCTAATGCTCGCCTAAGTATTCCGCATATTGATGAAGATATTGCTTACAAAGGATTAATCGAATTGTTGAATGTTGATCGTGATTGGGTTCCAAGCGTTGAGGGAACTAGTCTCTACATTCGTCCATTTATTATTGCTACAGAAGCAGCACTTGGTGTAAATCCATCTCAAAACTACCTCTTCATGATCATTATGTCGCCGGTAGGAGCGTACTATGCTGAGGGTGTTAATCCTGTTAAGATTCATGTAGAATCTGAATTTGTACGTGCAGTTGCAGGTGGTGTTGGTGAAGCGAAAACAGCTGGTAACTATGCTGCTGGGCTAAATGCACAAGAGCAAGCTAAGGAACAAGGTTATTCTCAAGTATTGTGGCTTGATGGTGTACACAGACGTTATATTGAAGAAGTAGGTAGCATGAATGTGTTCTTTAAAATCAATGGTGTCGTTCATACGCCAATGTTAAATGGTAGCATACTAGATGGGATTACTCGTAATTCAGTAATTACATTGCTGAAATATTGGGGGGTTCCGGTTGAAGAACGCCGTATCTCTATTGAAGAGTTAGTCGAGGCGCATCAAAAAGGACAACTTGAGGAAGCTTTTGGTACAGGTACAGCTGCAGTTATTTCTCCAGTTGGTGAATTAAGTTATCATGGTGAGAAATTTGTTATAAACAATGGTGAAATCGGTGAAATTTCCGGTAAAGTGTATGATACCATTACTGGTATTCAAACTGGTAAAGTTGAAGATCCATTCGGTTGGGTAGTTGGATTAGACTCAAACTAA
- a CDS encoding aldolase catalytic domain-containing protein has protein sequence MQSKTNHCKIVDCTIRDGGLVNNWDFSVEFVQHLYKSLNEAGVDYMEIGYKNSPKLLKGADQAGPWRFLNDDFLRTVIPNKGQTKLSALVDIGRVDENDILPRSESMIDLIRVACYIQDVDKALELVQIFHDRGYETTINIMALSNVLENQLLEAFELINASAVDFVYVVDSYGSMKPNDMNYLVDKFQEHLPNKRLGVHAHNNLQLAFANTLLAAGKGVELLDASVYGMGRAAGNCNTELLVSELQNTKYNVRPVLDMIEQHMVSMREKVEWGYNIPYMVTGVLDEHPRSAMAIRNSEDKDKYVEFYDQLTTPEMSSK, from the coding sequence ATGCAATCCAAAACTAATCATTGTAAAATTGTAGACTGTACGATTCGCGATGGCGGACTTGTAAACAATTGGGATTTCAGCGTTGAATTTGTTCAACATTTATATAAGAGTTTGAATGAAGCTGGCGTTGATTATATGGAAATTGGATACAAAAACTCTCCTAAATTGCTTAAAGGTGCTGACCAAGCTGGTCCATGGAGATTCCTTAATGATGATTTTCTTAGAACAGTAATTCCTAATAAAGGTCAAACTAAGCTTTCTGCACTTGTTGATATTGGCCGTGTTGATGAAAATGATATCTTGCCTCGTAGTGAGAGCATGATTGACCTAATTCGTGTTGCTTGTTACATCCAAGATGTGGACAAGGCTCTTGAATTAGTTCAAATTTTCCATGACCGTGGATATGAAACAACAATTAATATTATGGCATTGTCTAACGTGCTTGAAAATCAATTGCTAGAAGCATTCGAACTAATTAATGCTAGCGCTGTTGATTTTGTATATGTGGTTGACTCTTATGGAAGCATGAAGCCGAATGATATGAATTATTTGGTAGATAAATTCCAAGAACATCTTCCTAACAAACGTTTAGGTGTTCACGCTCATAATAACCTTCAGCTTGCTTTTGCAAACACGCTTCTTGCAGCTGGTAAAGGTGTTGAATTGCTTGATGCTTCTGTATACGGAATGGGTCGTGCTGCAGGTAACTGTAACACTGAACTTCTAGTATCAGAACTTCAAAACACAAAATACAATGTTCGTCCTGTGCTTGATATGATCGAGCAGCATATGGTTTCTATGCGTGAAAAAGTAGAATGGGGTTATAACATCCCGTACATGGTAACTGGTGTACTTGATGAGCATCCACGTTCTGCAATGGCGATAAGAAACTCTGAGGACAAAGATAAATACGTAGAATTCTACGATCAACTTACAACTCCAGAGATGTCAAGTAAATAA
- a CDS encoding Glu/Leu/Phe/Val dehydrogenase: MGRQTGTIVQQALDILLADHAILPLLKGNSREQIFQSIGAILSTPNKTHKAYLRITLDNGNVVRIPAYRIQHNDAIGPYKGGIRFHESVNEDEVSNLAALMTLKNALHDVPFGGGKGGVGINPRKYSERELYLICKKYVQYFTDILGPDKDIPAPDMGTGEREMDWMTAEYKSIHPGKPYLGSFTGKSIVSGGSLGRREATGKGVYFSFKYMLDQYIRSNLSTLETYNNPYLPIAKSYLNRPLTMAIQGFGNVGAVIAQEIFNDHSNQHTVVAVSDRNVTLFHEKGLPIDKLLQYSAEHAGELPTTIEACAEYNIDAQIQNREAVLYQEVDVLFLAALEEQIHQGNVNQVKAKWIVEGANAPITGEADDILAAKNVIVIPDILANAGGVIVSYFEWLQGKDTQFYSEEHVYELLYDKMQKTLDQVFPLFFSQNHQLRQTCYNHAVMKLALVLYRQGKLY, translated from the coding sequence ATGGGAAGACAAACAGGCACGATCGTCCAACAAGCGCTAGATATTCTGTTGGCTGATCATGCAATTTTACCTTTACTAAAAGGTAATTCTAGAGAGCAAATTTTTCAATCAATAGGTGCCATTCTTTCTACGCCGAATAAGACTCATAAAGCTTATTTAAGAATTACATTAGACAACGGTAATGTTGTTCGAATTCCCGCCTATCGTATCCAGCATAATGATGCTATTGGTCCATACAAAGGCGGCATACGATTCCATGAATCAGTCAATGAAGATGAAGTAAGCAATCTTGCAGCTTTAATGACACTGAAAAATGCATTACATGATGTTCCTTTCGGCGGTGGTAAAGGTGGAGTAGGAATTAATCCACGTAAATACTCCGAGCGAGAATTATATCTAATTTGCAAAAAGTATGTGCAGTACTTTACCGACATTCTTGGTCCTGACAAAGACATACCCGCTCCTGATATGGGTACAGGAGAGCGTGAAATGGACTGGATGACAGCAGAGTACAAAAGCATCCATCCAGGTAAACCTTATCTGGGTAGTTTCACGGGGAAAAGTATTGTTTCTGGTGGCTCACTTGGTAGACGTGAAGCAACTGGGAAAGGTGTCTATTTCAGTTTCAAATATATGCTTGATCAATACATTCGTAGTAACCTATCTACGCTTGAAACATATAATAATCCATACTTGCCTATTGCAAAAAGTTATTTGAATCGACCTCTTACAATGGCTATCCAAGGATTTGGTAATGTAGGAGCTGTTATCGCCCAAGAAATTTTCAATGATCACTCTAATCAACATACTGTTGTTGCAGTAAGTGATCGTAACGTTACGTTGTTCCACGAGAAAGGTCTTCCTATCGATAAACTATTACAATATAGTGCAGAACATGCAGGTGAACTACCGACGACAATTGAAGCTTGTGCAGAATACAATATCGATGCACAAATTCAAAACCGTGAAGCTGTATTATATCAAGAAGTCGATGTTTTGTTTTTAGCTGCTTTGGAGGAACAAATTCATCAGGGTAATGTGAATCAAGTAAAGGCGAAGTGGATTGTTGAGGGAGCGAATGCACCTATTACTGGTGAGGCTGACGACATATTAGCCGCTAAAAACGTGATCGTAATTCCTGATATTCTTGCTAACGCTGGTGGGGTAATCGTCTCTTATTTTGAGTGGTTACAAGGGAAAGATACACAGTTTTATAGCGAGGAGCATGTATACGAGCTACTCTATGATAAAATGCAAAAAACATTAGATCAAGTATTCCCGCTGTTTTTCAGTCAAAATCATCAACTACGCCAAACTTGCTACAATCATGCGGTGATGAAGTTGGCTCTTGTTCTCTATCGTCAAGGCAAGCTCTACTAA
- a CDS encoding CopD family protein, which translates to MDTLLYISNVILYMALLATSGLIIANSLLGTKWEQLTLAIIQLRTKQLSKILFIAVLFTLCIQSMQWIEIFGVDSIQWKELLLNTSTGKSLIYLFVLTLVGLFLKRFDSLLSIIWAWVILFGEAMNGHIAALENGQSGIIFDYIHLACAAIWIGGVIILWVLWRHERSIVAEFMIKFSKILWVTIALVAISGILLTILILPSWMYLLYTSWGKWLLIKIVVISLAIGLGYLARIKIVKHQNNPQRAMLTEAILLVAIIMIAALISQISPMPNMNNSLNVHKMGEELHYTVKLTPNAPGPNKLSVTLWTLEEEGKVATVDVLVVAEDKPARSERVFELVQADLEDEFAFDNFNESRFVMKDLQLPYPSDWQAKVKITFEDGHERSFDFMFSND; encoded by the coding sequence TTGGATACGCTTTTGTATATCAGTAACGTAATTTTGTATATGGCTTTATTAGCTACATCGGGGCTAATTATCGCAAATTCGTTACTTGGGACGAAGTGGGAACAGTTAACTTTAGCAATTATTCAGCTTCGTACTAAGCAACTTAGTAAAATTTTATTCATCGCAGTTTTATTTACATTATGTATTCAGTCAATGCAGTGGATAGAAATATTCGGTGTTGATTCGATTCAATGGAAGGAATTACTACTTAATACGTCTACAGGTAAAAGTTTAATTTATTTATTCGTGCTAACTCTTGTAGGTTTGTTTCTTAAGAGATTCGATAGCTTATTAAGCATCATTTGGGCATGGGTGATTCTCTTCGGAGAAGCAATGAATGGTCATATTGCAGCTCTAGAAAATGGTCAGTCAGGAATAATCTTTGATTATATCCATCTGGCATGCGCTGCGATATGGATAGGCGGCGTAATAATTTTGTGGGTACTATGGAGACATGAAAGATCTATTGTTGCCGAATTTATGATTAAATTCTCCAAAATATTATGGGTAACGATAGCACTTGTAGCGATAAGTGGTATTTTGCTTACAATCCTTATATTACCGAGCTGGATGTACTTACTGTACACGTCATGGGGCAAATGGCTTTTAATAAAAATTGTTGTAATTAGCTTGGCTATTGGGTTGGGCTATCTTGCTCGAATAAAAATTGTAAAACATCAAAATAATCCACAACGTGCTATGTTGACGGAAGCTATTTTATTAGTAGCTATTATTATGATTGCAGCGTTGATAAGTCAGATTAGTCCAATGCCTAATATGAACAATTCATTGAACGTTCATAAAATGGGTGAAGAACTTCATTATACAGTGAAGCTTACACCTAATGCCCCTGGTCCGAATAAATTAAGTGTAACGCTATGGACGCTGGAGGAAGAAGGAAAAGTGGCAACAGTTGATGTATTGGTAGTTGCAGAAGATAAACCAGCAAGGTCAGAACGTGTTTTCGAACTTGTACAGGCTGATCTTGAGGATGAATTTGCATTCGATAATTTCAATGAATCCAGATTTGTTATGAAGGATTTACAATTGCCATATCCAAGTGATTGGCAAGCAAAAGTAAAGATTACGTTTGAAGATGGACATGAGCGTAGTTTTGACTTTATGTTTAGCAATGATTAA